In a single window of the Labeo rohita strain BAU-BD-2019 chromosome 23, IGBB_LRoh.1.0, whole genome shotgun sequence genome:
- the LOC127154405 gene encoding serine/threonine-protein kinase pim-2, translated as MEKSLTEKQTKAKKKKGICALFRRTWKAVKHAILRGNKVSPYPQPGPSGLEPKALQDPADPQPGSSGLNSELMPDSDPSSLRPTSHTTDPDGSVPFVSQYEKGQRLGVGGFGTVFKGTCISDGQQVAIKIIPKNKEDDYIVVSGYSKPLIKEVGLNLRVKKSPTSPNIVQMLDWFEEAYHHMLILEYPQPCMTLNSFLKFNRRRVDENQARHFMLQAVLAAKHCMDRGVAHNDIRLDNILIKTDTLELKLIDFGCGELIEGCDDEDNQSRGHVVPELYVAHKYALSETVLSLGNLLYRMVEGQSALENNPKFDCNRCSKECQDLIRLCMKYNPDETPTLEQLLEHEWFKQGDDQE; from the exons ATGGAGAAAAGCCTAACAG aaaagcaaacaaaagcGAAGAAAAAGAAAGGCATTTGTGCATTGTTCAGGAGAACATGGAAGGCTGTAAAACATGCCATCCTCCGTGGCAACAAAGTTTCACCTTATCCACAGCCGGGTCCATCTGGTCTTGAGCCAAAGGCTCTCCAGGATCCAGCTGATCCACAGCCAGGCTCTTCCGGCCTCAATTCAGAGTTGATGCCTGATTCAGATCCATCCAGTCTCAGGCCAACTTCTCACACAACAGATCCCGATGGATCAGTGCCATTTGTCTCCCAGTATGAAAAGGGACAGAGACTGGGAGTAGGAGGTTTCGGCACTGTGTTTAAGGGGACTTGCATATCTGATGGCCAGCAG GTCGCCATCAAGATCATTCCTAAGAATAAGGAGGATGATTATATTGTTGTT TCTGGCTATTCCAAGCCATTGATCAAGGAAGTGGGTCTAAATCTGCGGGTGAAAAAGTCTCCGACAAGCCCCAACATTGTCCAGATGCTGGACTGGTTTGAAGAGGCGTATCATCACATGCTCATCTTGGAGTATCCGCAGCCTTGCATGACCCTGAACAGTTTCCTTAAGTTCAACAGGCGTCGCGTAGATGAAAACCAAGCACGGCACTTTATGCTCCAGGCAGTTCTCGCAGCCAAACACTGTATGGACCGCGGTGTCGCTCATAATGACATCAGGTTGGATAACATCCTGATCAAAACAGACACGCTGGAGCTCAAACTGATAGACTTTGGCTGTGGAGAACTTATTGAAGGTTGTGATGATGAAGACAACCAAAGCAGAG GACATGTTGTGCCGGAGCTTTATGTGGCACACAAATATGCGCTTAGTGAGACGGTGTTGTCTCTGGGTAACCTACTGTACAGGATGGTGGAAGGCCAGTCTGCTCTAGAAAATAATCCAAAGTTTGATTGCAACCGCTGCTCAAAAG AATGTCAGGATCTGATACGCCTCTGCATGAAATATAATCCAGATGAAACACCAACGTTAGAGCAGCTGTTAGAACATGAATGGTTTAAGCAGGGAGATGATCAGGAGTAG